The Streptomyces sp. NBC_01255 genome window below encodes:
- a CDS encoding class II 3-deoxy-7-phosphoheptulonate synthase — MNADTHAVAKATWRDLPAAQQPEYPDAEALRDVIADLESYPPLVFAGECDQLRARMGAVARGEAFLLQGGDCAEAFDAVSADHIRAKLKTLLQMSAVLTYAASVPVVKVGRIAGQYSKPRSKGTETRDGVTLPTYRGDSVNGFDFNEKSRVPDPERLKRMYNASASTLNLVRAFTTGGYADLRQVHAWNQDFVKSSPSGQRYEQLAREIDNALNFMKACGTDPAEFKAVEFYASHEALLLDYEGALTRTDSRTGKLYDTSGHMVWIGERTRQLDHAHIEFASRIANPIGIKLGPTTSVDEALTYIDRLDPEREAGRLTFIVRMGADKVRDKLPELVEKVTASGAVVAWVTDPMHGNTFEAASGHKTRRFDDVLDEVKGFFEVHKALGTHPGGIHVELTGDDVTECVGGGDEIFVDDLHQRYETACDPRLNRSQSLDLAFLVAEMYRDQ; from the coding sequence GTGAACGCTGATACCCACGCCGTCGCCAAGGCGACCTGGCGAGACCTGCCCGCGGCGCAGCAGCCCGAGTACCCCGATGCCGAGGCTCTGCGCGATGTGATCGCGGACCTCGAGTCGTATCCTCCGCTCGTCTTCGCCGGCGAGTGCGACCAGCTGCGCGCCCGGATGGGAGCCGTCGCCCGTGGCGAGGCGTTCCTGCTCCAGGGCGGCGACTGCGCCGAGGCCTTCGACGCCGTGTCCGCCGACCACATCAGGGCCAAGCTCAAGACGCTGCTCCAGATGAGCGCCGTCCTCACCTACGCGGCCTCCGTGCCCGTGGTGAAGGTCGGCCGTATCGCCGGCCAGTACTCGAAGCCCCGCTCCAAGGGCACCGAGACCCGTGACGGCGTGACCCTGCCGACGTACCGGGGCGACTCGGTCAACGGCTTCGACTTCAACGAGAAGTCCCGCGTCCCGGACCCCGAGCGCCTGAAGCGGATGTACAACGCCTCCGCCTCCACGCTCAACCTGGTGCGCGCCTTCACCACCGGTGGCTACGCCGACCTGCGCCAGGTGCACGCCTGGAACCAGGACTTCGTGAAGTCGTCCCCCTCGGGCCAGCGCTACGAGCAGCTGGCGCGGGAGATCGACAACGCGCTGAACTTCATGAAGGCCTGTGGCACCGACCCGGCCGAGTTCAAGGCCGTCGAGTTCTACGCCTCCCACGAGGCGCTGCTGCTCGACTACGAGGGCGCCCTGACCCGTACGGACTCGCGCACCGGCAAGCTGTACGACACCTCCGGCCACATGGTCTGGATCGGTGAGCGCACCCGCCAGCTCGATCACGCCCACATCGAGTTCGCCTCGCGGATCGCGAACCCGATCGGCATCAAGCTGGGCCCGACCACCTCGGTGGACGAGGCGCTGACGTACATCGACCGGCTCGACCCGGAGCGCGAGGCGGGCCGACTGACCTTCATCGTCCGCATGGGCGCCGACAAGGTCCGCGACAAGCTCCCCGAGCTCGTCGAGAAGGTCACCGCCTCGGGCGCGGTCGTCGCCTGGGTCACCGACCCGATGCACGGCAACACCTTCGAGGCCGCCTCCGGCCACAAGACGCGCCGTTTCGACGACGTGCTCGACGAGGTCAAGGGCTTCTTCGAGGTCCACAAGGCCCTCGGCACCCACCCCGGCGGCATCCACGTCGAGCTCACCGGTGACGACGTCACCGAGTGCGTGGGCGGCGGCGACGAGATCTTCGTCGACGACCTGCACCAGCGCTACGAGACGGCCTGCGACCCGCGCCTCAACCGCAGCCAGTCGCTCGACCTGGCGTTCCTCGTCGCGGAGATGTACCGCGACCAGTGA
- a CDS encoding (2Fe-2S)-binding protein: MNRVYVCSCFGVTEKQVKQHADAGACTPRQIASACKAGTDCGSCVRRIQAILGRGNCPRRDLVDQGMPALTAETVTELGEAA, encoded by the coding sequence GTGAACCGCGTGTACGTCTGCTCATGCTTCGGTGTCACGGAGAAGCAGGTCAAGCAGCACGCGGACGCGGGCGCCTGCACGCCGCGCCAGATCGCCTCGGCCTGCAAGGCCGGAACGGACTGCGGCTCCTGTGTCCGCCGTATCCAGGCCATCCTGGGGCGTGGCAACTGCCCCCGCCGTGACCTCGTCGACCAGGGCATGCCGGCCCTGACGGCCGAGACCGTCACGGAGCTCGGCGAAGCCGCCTAG